In Lacrimispora indolis DSM 755, a genomic segment contains:
- a CDS encoding NAD(P)-dependent oxidoreductase, protein MKKIGFIGIGIMGKSMVRNLMKAGYEVAVYTRTRSKAEDIISEGAIWCEDVRACSKGRDAVITIVGYPQDVEEVYFGEKGIIANADKGTCLIDMTTTSPKLAVRIYEDARKAGLTALDAPVTGGDTGAREGTLTILVGGGRETFDRCLPVFEAMGKVIRYEGKAGNGQHTKMCNQIAIAGAISGVCEAMVYAKANGLDVGVMVDSIATGAAGSAQLNAMAPRILSGNFAPGFFIKHFIKDMKLAAEEAEAAGISLGVLDHVLSMYETMAASGLGDEGTQALVKYYQW, encoded by the coding sequence ATGAAGAAAATCGGATTTATCGGAATTGGGATTATGGGAAAATCCATGGTACGCAATTTGATGAAGGCCGGCTATGAGGTGGCTGTCTACACCAGAACCAGGAGCAAGGCAGAGGATATCATTTCTGAAGGTGCCATATGGTGCGAGGATGTCAGGGCCTGCTCCAAGGGCCGGGATGCGGTCATCACCATCGTTGGATATCCACAGGATGTGGAAGAGGTGTATTTCGGAGAAAAGGGAATCATCGCAAACGCAGACAAGGGAACCTGCCTGATAGACATGACAACCACCAGCCCCAAGCTTGCGGTGCGGATCTATGAGGACGCCAGGAAGGCAGGGCTGACAGCACTGGATGCCCCTGTGACAGGAGGAGATACGGGGGCAAGAGAAGGAACCCTTACCATACTGGTGGGAGGCGGCAGAGAGACCTTTGACCGGTGCCTTCCCGTCTTTGAGGCAATGGGAAAGGTCATCCGGTACGAAGGAAAGGCAGGCAACGGCCAGCATACCAAGATGTGCAACCAGATAGCCATTGCAGGAGCCATTTCCGGTGTATGTGAGGCAATGGTTTATGCAAAGGCCAACGGGCTTGACGTAGGGGTTATGGTGGATTCCATTGCCACCGGCGCGGCTGGAAGCGCCCAGTTAAATGCAATGGCTCCCAGGATCCTTTCCGGGAATTTTGCTCCCGGATTTTTCATCAAGCATTTTATCAAGGACATGAAGCTTGCCGCCGAAGAAGCAGAAGCCGCCGGCATCAGCCTTGGCGTGCTTGATCATGTGCTTTCCATGTATGAGACCATGGCTGCTTCCGGCCTTGGGGATGAGGGAACTCAGGCTTTGGTAAAATATTACCAGTGGTAA